The sequence TTCATGCGCGAAGTATCTAGTCGATGCGGGACACACGCCCATCGTACTGGAGCGCCGAGATGTACTGGGTGGAAAAGTTGCCGCTTGGAAAGATGAAGATGGGGACTGGTATGAGACCGGGTTACACATCTTCTTTGGAGCCTATCCCAATATCCTTCAACTGTTTAGCGAACTGGGCATCGAAGATCGCTTGCAGTGGAAAGACCACACCATGATCATGAACCAGCCGGATAATCCGGGAGTGTATTCACGCTTCGATTTTCCCGATATTCCCGCACCCTGGAACGGGATTGTGGCGATCCTCCGCAATAACAACATGCTGACCTGGGAGGAGAAGATTAAGTTTGGCCTCGGTTTGATTCCAGTAATGCTGCGGGGTCAGGCCTACGTCGAAGAAATGGATCAGTATTCATGGACGGAGTGGCTGCAAAAGCACGGCATTCCTGAGCGGGTGAATGACGAAATTTTCATCGCGATGGCGAAATCGCTCAACTTCATTGGCCCGGATGAGATTTCATCAACGATTATCCTAACGGCCATGAACCGTTTCTTGCAGGAGCGCTACGGGTCACGCATGGCGTTTCTTGATGGTGCGCCAACGGAACGTCTATGTCAGCCCATTGTGGACTACGTGACGGAGCGGGGAGGCAGTGTTCACCTGAACAAACCCCTCAAAGAAATTTTGTTGAATGAAGATGGCTCTGTAAAAGGCTTCCTCATTCGAGGTCTAGACGGTGCGGATGATGAAATCGTGACCGCCGATGCTTACGTTTCCGCAATGCCTGTCGATCCCCTGAAGGTGATGCTGCCCCAGTCCTGGAAGCAAATGTCCTTCTTCCAAAAGCTGGACGGATTAGAAGGGGTGCCCGTCATTAACCTCCATCTCTGGTTTGACCGGAAGCTGACGGATATTGATCATCTGCTGTTTTCGCGATCGCCCCTCCTGAGTGTGTATGCCGACATGAGCAACACCTGCCGAGAGTATGAGAATCCTGATCGCTCGATGCTGGAACTGGTGTTGGCTCCGGCTCAGGACTGGATTTCTCAGTCTGACGAGAAGATCGTGGAGGCCACGATGGAGGAATTGAAAAAGCTTTTCCCCAATCACTTTGGTACGGATAATCCGGCTCAACTCCTGAAGTATAAGGTAGTGAAAACGCCGCGTTCGGTTTACAAAGCCACCCCCGGTCGTCAAGAGTACCGACCCAGCCAAGTGACCCCGATTTCAAATTTTTATCTCACAGGCGACTATACGATGCAGCGCTACCTTGCCAGTATGGAAGGGGCTGTGTTGTCTGGTAAGCTGACGGCTCAGGCGATTAGCAGCCATCCTCCGGCATCCAGCGTGGATTCCTCCTCTGCGGCTCAGCCGCTTCAAGCTGTCACTCCGTAGCGAGTTTTGCTTTATTATCATTTGAGCCGCGCACCTAACTCTCTGGCGATCGCTGCCTTCCACTCTCTTTAAACCTCCAGCCTGCAACGCGATGCTGCAACTGCCGAAACCTACTGCAATTGTTACCTCTCGGGTCTCCCTTGCAGACTCCTATGAGCA is a genomic window of Synechococcales cyanobacterium T60_A2020_003 containing:
- the pds gene encoding 15-cis-phytoene desaturase, encoding MRVAIAGAGLAGLSCAKYLVDAGHTPIVLERRDVLGGKVAAWKDEDGDWYETGLHIFFGAYPNILQLFSELGIEDRLQWKDHTMIMNQPDNPGVYSRFDFPDIPAPWNGIVAILRNNNMLTWEEKIKFGLGLIPVMLRGQAYVEEMDQYSWTEWLQKHGIPERVNDEIFIAMAKSLNFIGPDEISSTIILTAMNRFLQERYGSRMAFLDGAPTERLCQPIVDYVTERGGSVHLNKPLKEILLNEDGSVKGFLIRGLDGADDEIVTADAYVSAMPVDPLKVMLPQSWKQMSFFQKLDGLEGVPVINLHLWFDRKLTDIDHLLFSRSPLLSVYADMSNTCREYENPDRSMLELVLAPAQDWISQSDEKIVEATMEELKKLFPNHFGTDNPAQLLKYKVVKTPRSVYKATPGRQEYRPSQVTPISNFYLTGDYTMQRYLASMEGAVLSGKLTAQAISSHPPASSVDSSSAAQPLQAVTP